In the genome of Marinomonas algicola, the window GTATTGCGGCTCACTGGGCTTATAAAGCCAGCAACCCTCAAGCCACGGTTTCATTTAGTCATGACAGAGCCATGAAGTGGGCTCAAGGCTTGATCGAAATTCAGCAAAAGGCGGGGAATGCCGTTGATTTTGTTGATAATGTGAAAAACGATCTGTTCCCTGGCGAAGTATACGTCTTTACGCCTAAGGGAGAGATTGTTGAATTGCCAACCGGCGCTACACCCGTTGATTTTGCTTATGGTGTGCACACTCAAATAGGCAATACCTGTATATCATGCCGAATTAATCGACGATTAGCACCGTTGAGCACTCAACTAGAAAGCGGACAAACCGTTGAAATCATTACCGCCAAAAGCGCGCAACCAAACGTGGCTTGGCTAAGCTTTGCGATCACTGGCAAGGCCCGCACTAATATTCGCCATTATTTAAAAGATAAACAAACCGAAAATGCCATTGCGGTCGGCCGTCGTTTATTAACCCGCTCTCTGAACGCCTTTAAAACCAACATTGACGATTTAGCAGAAGAACAAATCAATCAAGTACTCGAGTTTTACCAACTGTCTTCACTCGATGAACTGCTTGAATCAATCGGTAAAGGTCGACATGTCGGCTATTTAGTGGCCCGCCAATTATTCCCAAATTTTGATGAAGAAGAACTTGTGACACCCACTTCCTTCAAATTAAATGGCTCAGAAGGCATGCTTGTTTCCTATGCGAAATGCTGCTCTCCCATACCGGGAGACCCAATAGCTGGCTATGTACAGGTTGATAAAGGCATTGTGATCCATCATTTAAACTGCCCGAATATTCAAGACCATCTAGAAAACCCCGAACGCTATATACGTATGTCATGGGGCAAAGAAATTGAAGAAGATTTAAACATTAGCCTGATCGTGAGCTTCCATAACGAAAGAGGCGCGGTATCTAAGATCGCCAGCTCTATTGGTGACACAGACTACCAAGTATCCAATATTGTGATTATTGAAAGAGGAAGGATCAGTCGCTTACGTTTAAGTATTACGGTTTCTAGTCGTATCGGTCTTGCTGATGTCATGCGTAGAATCAAATCCGTTCGCTGTGTTGAAAAGGTCATTCGAGAAACGATTATCTCAAAATAACAATTTCTTAATCGTCATTTATAGTAAGGAGTTTTAATATGTCAAAAGAAGTCATTTTTACTGAGAAAGCACCGAAAGCCATTGGCCCCTATTCACAAGCTGTTCGCGCAGGCAACACGGTTTATCTTTCCGGCCAAATTCCTCTCGTACCGGAAACGATGGAAGTCATTGGTGACGATATAAAAGAGCAAACAACGCAAGTATTTAAAAACCTACAAGCCGTTTGCGAAGCGGCTGGCGGCTCTTTGAAAGACATCGTGAAACTTAATATTTACATGACAGATTTAGGTAATTTTGCGGCCGTAAATGAGGTTATGATGACGTTCTTCCAAGAGCCTTATCCAGCACGAGCGGCGCTTGGCGTTCGCGCTTTACCAAAAGATGTTGCTGTCGAAATAGAAGGTGTTATGGTCTTAGAGGACTAGATTCCTTAAACACCACAGACTGTTTTGTACTCATGTGACACACTAAAATACAAGTTAATCATGAGTACGAAACATTGGCTTTATGCTCTTCCAATAAACCTCGGTAGCCTGATAGATAGCTAGGATAAAGAAATTCATATCCTAAGCGGAGTAACCTTGCATTAGAAAGCTGTTTACCCGATACAGGCAAGAAAGACTCAACGCCCAGCTCATCTGGTAAGTTTGGTTTTACATGCAGCTGGTTAGATAGCCACAACTTAACCTCCCATTGGCTCACGGGGTTGCAATCCGTGCCAATATACACGGGCTCGACTCGCACGCCACTGAACACTTTTTCCGCCAGAAAAGCCATTATATTAACGCAATCGTCTCGATGAACTCGATTAGTCCACTGGTTTGCTTTCCATGGCTCAGATTTAGCAAGGGACTCAATCAGTCTTAAACGCCCTGGTCCATAAATACCAGAAAAACGCACACTGGTTGACGAAAAATGTTCGTTCAATAAGCGCTCCACTTCAATTAATACTTTAGCCGTGGCACTTTGCGGCAACGTAATGCTTTCCTCATCTAATTCCTCTCCAGAGTTCTGACCATAAACACTGGTGCTAGAGACAAAAAATACTTTAGGTGTTTTATCATGGCCTGCGTAGCGATCAACCAATCTTTGAGCCGTCCTCCAATACGCTTTGGTATAGGCTTCTTCGGTACGACCTTTGGGTGTCATAATTAAACACACCAAATCGACCTCGGGCAACCGATCGTCTGTCATCGTAGTTAAATCTTGCGTAATCCCTATAGCGCCCTTAGGAAACGCTGTTCCGCGGTGACGAATAGCCGTAACTGTATGATCTAATTCTATAAATTTTTCTGCGAGGCGTGAACCAATATCTCCGCAGCCAGCGATCAGTATGTTAGCCATAACATTTCCTATTTTTTCAGAATCTTAGAGTACATTTTATCAAAATATGTATTATCATAGTTATTAGTAATGAACCAAAAAAGGGCATAATCACTATGACATTAACGGAATTGAAATACATAGTCATGCTAGCGGACGAGCAACATTTTGGTCGTGCAGCACACAATTGTAACGTATCTCAACCAACATTAAGTGTCGCCGTGAAAAAGTTAGAGGAAGAGCTTGGAGCGGCCATTTTCGAAAGAAGCAAGAATTCTGTTTACATCACCCCTATCGGCGATCAAATCATTCAACAAGCCAAAAAAGTCTTAGAACAAGCAAACGTGATAAAAGAACTGGCATCATCAGGCCAAAATCAGCTAAAAGGTCCATTAAAGGTTGGCGCCATCTATACCATAGCACCTTATCTCTTCCCCCACATTATACCATCGCTGCATGCACTAACGAGTGGTATGCCATTAATGATAGAAGAAAACTTAACGGAAAACCTGAGGCCAAAGCTGCGTAATGGGGAACTTGATGCCATTATTGTAGCCCTACCTTTTAAGGAGCCCGATGTTGTCACCCAATCCATCTATGAAGAAGAGTTTGTGGTGTTAATGCCAAAAGATCATCCTTGGACCAAGTTACCAGAAATACACACAGACCAATTAAGCACAGACAAT includes:
- a CDS encoding NAD-dependent epimerase/dehydratase family protein gives rise to the protein MANILIAGCGDIGSRLAEKFIELDHTVTAIRHRGTAFPKGAIGITQDLTTMTDDRLPEVDLVCLIMTPKGRTEEAYTKAYWRTAQRLVDRYAGHDKTPKVFFVSSTSVYGQNSGEELDEESITLPQSATAKVLIEVERLLNEHFSSTSVRFSGIYGPGRLRLIESLAKSEPWKANQWTNRVHRDDCVNIMAFLAEKVFSGVRVEPVYIGTDCNPVSQWEVKLWLSNQLHVKPNLPDELGVESFLPVSGKQLSNARLLRLGYEFLYPSYLSGYRGLLEEHKANVSYS
- a CDS encoding hydrogen peroxide-inducible genes activator gives rise to the protein MTLTELKYIVMLADEQHFGRAAHNCNVSQPTLSVAVKKLEEELGAAIFERSKNSVYITPIGDQIIQQAKKVLEQANVIKELASSGQNQLKGPLKVGAIYTIAPYLFPHIIPSLHALTSGMPLMIEENLTENLRPKLRNGELDAIIVALPFKEPDVVTQSIYEEEFVVLMPKDHPWTKLPEIHTDQLSTDNLLVLGKGHCFSDQVMEACPILNEDEYGNARTIVNGSSLETIRYMVASGLGVTVLPKSAVTRIDHNLLEVRPFASPVPKRTVALAWRISFPRPKAIEALSQSIKDACKTLSL
- a CDS encoding RelA/SpoT family protein, producing MYRIEDLAVTLSKYLPYEQVATIKRAYYYAEQAHDGQRRKSGEPYVIHPLAVAQILADLRMDCDGLTAALLHDVIEDTGISREALTEQFGESVASLVDGVSKLTHLEFNSQVEKQAHNFQKMAMAMAEDIRVILVKLADRLHNMRTLDSMPAHKKRRIAKETLDIYAPIANRLGMYNFRIDLESLAFDAYYPMRSRMLQRAIHKRYGQRAQDKETLEQYIHGELAADYIEASISVREKHIYSIYQKMQRKRRSLGEIMDVLGVRIVTDRSDNCYRILGIVHSLFKPVEGRFKDYIAVPKSNGYQSLHTTVVANGLPMEVQIRTKEMEMVASNGIAAHWAYKASNPQATVSFSHDRAMKWAQGLIEIQQKAGNAVDFVDNVKNDLFPGEVYVFTPKGEIVELPTGATPVDFAYGVHTQIGNTCISCRINRRLAPLSTQLESGQTVEIITAKSAQPNVAWLSFAITGKARTNIRHYLKDKQTENAIAVGRRLLTRSLNAFKTNIDDLAEEQINQVLEFYQLSSLDELLESIGKGRHVGYLVARQLFPNFDEEELVTPTSFKLNGSEGMLVSYAKCCSPIPGDPIAGYVQVDKGIVIHHLNCPNIQDHLENPERYIRMSWGKEIEEDLNISLIVSFHNERGAVSKIASSIGDTDYQVSNIVIIERGRISRLRLSITVSSRIGLADVMRRIKSVRCVEKVIRETIISK
- a CDS encoding RidA family protein, translated to MSKEVIFTEKAPKAIGPYSQAVRAGNTVYLSGQIPLVPETMEVIGDDIKEQTTQVFKNLQAVCEAAGGSLKDIVKLNIYMTDLGNFAAVNEVMMTFFQEPYPARAALGVRALPKDVAVEIEGVMVLED